The proteins below are encoded in one region of Puntigrus tetrazona isolate hp1 chromosome 5, ASM1883169v1, whole genome shotgun sequence:
- the ccdc117 gene encoding coiled-coil domain-containing protein 117, protein MMQSTRSGSSELEFIAFSPLTPFSNPDLATVSGPTKDLRHLTGGSMPNTWDRRCMRKQRRRTDDESCSPKRRKLMGEEGADEYPNPKVCQRWSVESVTTSPSETSPVQLQTEPRTEEMSLPFTPTPPPLPRVPTEGSSMEVEATQRRLQEIEDRITLEDDSDEEELDVEPAQRRPVLVMSDSLREGLQRGIGDILPQTVAQSVSCSCMELVLWRPPEDPLTQRLKDSLQKQQRKQLSVSRQTPTPVPPISSPPHQPQFTAPGEQTFSPLFSSPAPLNSGEEDMEL, encoded by the exons ATGATGCAGAGcaccaggtcaggaagcagcgAGCTGGAGTTCATCGCATTCTCCCCCCTTACTCCTTTTAGTAACCCCGATTTAGCCACAGTTAGCGGGCCAACCAAAGACTTGCGTCATCTGACAGGTGGATCTATGCCAAATAC CTGGGATAGAAGATGCATGAGGAAACAGAGGAGAAGGACAGACGATGA AAGCTGCAGCCCTAAACGGCGAAAGCTGATGGGAGAGGAAGGAGCAGATGAGTATCCAAATCCTAAAGTGTGCCAAAGATGGTCTGTGGAGTCTGTCACCACTTCTCCTTCTGAGACCAGCCCCGTTCAACTGCAGACTGAACCCAGGACAGAGGAGATGAGTCTGCCCTTTACACCCACTCCTCCTCCGTTACCCAGAGTTCCCACGGAAGGCTCAAGCATGGAGGTAGAGGCCACTCAGAGGAGACTGCAGGAGATAGAAGACAG GATAACTTTGGAGGATGACAGTGATGAAGAAGAGCTTGACGTTGAACCGGCTCAACGCAGACCAGTGCTGGTGATGTCCGACAGCTTAAGAGAGGGGCTACAGCGAGGGATTGGTGACATTCTACCCCAAACGGTGGCACAGTCAGT GAGCTGCTCCTGCATGGAACTGGTGCTGTGGCGCCCCCCAGAGGACCCTCTCACCCAGAGGCTGAAGGACTCTTTACAGAAACAGCAGCGCAAGCAGTTGTCAGTGAGCAGACAGACTCCCACCCCTGTACCGCCCATCAGCAGCCCCCCACACCAACCCCAGTTCACAGCCCCCGGCGAGCAGACTTTCAGCCCGCTCTTCAGCAGCCCTGCGCCCCTCAACTCTGGAGAGGAAGACATGGAGTTATAG